A portion of the Clostridium gelidum genome contains these proteins:
- a CDS encoding retron system putative HNH endonuclease, which yields MLKVNKRQEPDFLLEYKKKYTPKSWTDYNKDDIRNKIKENILVIEQEEYCPYCEKRIYTNDNGHVEHIKPRDLFPKEFQYYDNILVSCNEKNSCGIYKKNNYDDKFINPVIENPNDYFYYSIASGEIIPKSNHKNSNEYLRANYTIDTLNLNSYELKEARKALIDILEVYRENYEEYNEYLQFFLNDVIIFQV from the coding sequence ATGCTAAAGGTTAATAAAAGGCAAGAACCAGACTTTTTATTAGAATATAAGAAAAAATATACTCCTAAATCGTGGACAGATTATAATAAGGATGATATTAGAAATAAAATTAAAGAAAATATATTAGTTATAGAGCAAGAAGAATATTGTCCTTATTGTGAAAAAAGAATATATACAAATGATAATGGTCATGTAGAACATATAAAGCCAAGAGATTTATTCCCTAAAGAATTTCAATATTATGATAATATTTTAGTTTCGTGTAATGAAAAAAATAGCTGTGGAATTTATAAAAAGAATAATTATGATGATAAATTTATAAACCCAGTTATAGAGAATCCAAATGATTATTTTTATTATAGTATTGCGAGTGGAGAGATAATACCTAAAAGTAATCATAAAAATAGCAATGAATATTTAAGAGCAAATTATACAATAGATACTTTAAACTTAAATAGCTATGAATTAAAAGAAGCTAGAAAGGCTTTAATAGATATCTTAGAGGTTTATAGGGAAAATTATGAAGAATATAATGAGTATTTACAGTTCTTTTTAAATGATGTCATAATTTTCCAAGTTTGA
- a CDS encoding DUF2922 domain-containing protein: MHLLSMTFITENGLKSNFSISGVKPTLTPAEVNTLMDTIISKNIFFTASGSLVKKSVASLTAKNVTKIDVA, translated from the coding sequence ATGCATTTATTATCAATGACCTTTATAACTGAAAATGGATTAAAAAGCAATTTTAGCATCAGCGGAGTTAAACCTACTCTTACTCCAGCTGAGGTAAATACCTTAATGGATACCATTATTTCAAAGAATATATTCTTTACTGCATCTGGATCTTTAGTAAAAAAATCTGTAGCCTCATTAACAGCGAAAAATGTTACAAAAATTGATGTAGCTTAA
- a CDS encoding ATP-binding protein, with protein sequence MEEKLIYLKRDAYNKLLEWKNNHTNKVLLVEGARQVGKTYLVKKFGHENYKDIIYINLLEESGEDLLSIYDEIKKERLSGQLDRESTNSLKEMFKRFSKKFKDDRECVIIIDEIQESYKIYNMIRQFARKFKTHFIMTGSYLGRVVMQKEFWSPMGDVDFLEIKPLSFVEFINAINLIEVYESLDLYGKSEKSNYELIYNKYEDYCIVGGYPEIVCEYLKNGIENIDDLFRKLLRVFCEESARYFDGDILNARMFEDCINAIVQILANNKKGFSSGSYAEELQQIIVKQYSSNINKENCNRALQWFYTSKFVKDCDKLVEFDFTNIKKRQRYFLGDMGMANYVMNKSNVLLSEANGMLNETFVYQCLLDKISTVPMFAVYGDGELDFVYRNRENGYVYGIEVKSGKNSGKTITKSLNNGKINFAIYLKGLTEGGIAHKIYTIPIYLFPRFNFEDIKNI encoded by the coding sequence ATGGAAGAAAAGTTAATATATTTAAAACGTGATGCTTATAATAAATTATTAGAATGGAAAAATAACCATACTAATAAAGTATTATTAGTAGAAGGTGCAAGACAGGTTGGAAAGACTTATTTAGTAAAAAAGTTTGGCCATGAGAATTATAAAGATATAATTTACATTAATTTGTTGGAAGAAAGTGGAGAAGATTTACTTTCGATTTATGATGAAATAAAAAAAGAACGTTTAAGTGGACAGCTTGATAGAGAAAGTACTAATTCTTTAAAGGAAATGTTTAAACGATTTTCCAAGAAATTTAAAGACGACAGAGAATGTGTAATAATAATAGATGAGATTCAGGAATCATATAAAATATATAATATGATAAGACAATTTGCTAGAAAATTTAAAACTCATTTTATTATGACAGGAAGTTATTTAGGCAGAGTTGTAATGCAAAAGGAATTTTGGTCTCCTATGGGTGACGTGGATTTTCTTGAAATAAAACCCTTATCTTTCGTAGAATTCATTAATGCTATTAATTTAATCGAGGTTTATGAATCCTTGGATCTATATGGAAAATCTGAGAAAAGTAATTATGAATTGATTTATAATAAATATGAAGACTATTGCATTGTAGGTGGATATCCAGAAATAGTTTGTGAATACTTGAAAAATGGAATAGAAAATATAGACGATTTATTTAGAAAATTATTAAGAGTGTTTTGTGAAGAATCTGCAAGATATTTTGATGGGGATATATTAAATGCTAGAATGTTTGAAGACTGTATAAATGCAATAGTTCAAATACTTGCAAATAATAAAAAAGGTTTTAGCTCAGGAAGTTATGCAGAAGAATTGCAGCAAATTATAGTAAAGCAATATTCAAGTAATATAAATAAAGAAAATTGCAATAGAGCTCTGCAATGGTTTTATACATCAAAGTTTGTTAAAGACTGCGATAAATTAGTAGAATTTGATTTTACTAACATAAAAAAACGGCAAAGATATTTTTTAGGGGATATGGGAATGGCAAATTATGTTATGAACAAATCTAATGTATTATTATCGGAAGCTAATGGGATGCTGAATGAAACTTTTGTTTATCAATGTTTATTAGATAAAATATCGACAGTACCAATGTTTGCTGTATATGGTGATGGAGAATTAGATTTTGTTTATAGGAATAGAGAAAATGGTTATGTTTATGGTATAGAAGTTAAATCAGGAAAAAACTCAGGAAAAACTATAACCAAGTCGTTAAATAATGGGAAGATAAATTTTGCTATTTATCTTAAAGGATTAACTGAAGGTGGGATTGCTCATAAAATTTATACTATTCCTATATATTTATTTCCACGATTCAATTTTGAAGATATTAAAAATATTTAG
- a CDS encoding AAA family ATPase, whose amino-acid sequence MKLEKIKFNNHEIFNKLEIDFKDNNGKILDTIVIIGENGSGKTTLLKCIYDSFEIDERGYEEVGDNKVELTPALYTATVKLENNEIGMLSPEVAYELGDRSTDPKVVYMPTEINFEKVNKVDNTLNFTPYFQNIVDQSMTQNIPSFIATKINKEIFKNRNKTIGEVIDTVCDDINSIFSIMSLDVKLIGLSETSETKPIFRNSLGKEFDITGLSSGEKQLFLRALSLKFLEVNNSIILIDEPEISLHPQWQRKIIDVYKSIGNNNQLIIATHSPHVIGNITSDELRVMTKDDNGIKLIANNNLSETYGKSIGDILSTTMKLDSLRNEDITNKLNKIYELLNKNLYDTEKFKNLFDYLRTYLGDLDKDIMRIRLDISVRNKKNAKG is encoded by the coding sequence ATGAAATTAGAAAAAATCAAGTTTAATAATCATGAAATATTTAATAAGTTAGAAATAGATTTTAAAGATAATAATGGAAAAATATTAGATACTATTGTTATTATTGGTGAAAATGGTTCTGGTAAGACTACTTTATTAAAGTGCATTTATGATTCATTTGAAATAGATGAACGTGGTTATGAAGAAGTAGGAGATAATAAAGTGGAACTAACTCCGGCATTATATACAGCAACGGTGAAGCTAGAGAATAATGAAATTGGAATGTTAAGTCCAGAGGTTGCTTATGAATTAGGAGATAGATCCACTGACCCTAAAGTTGTATATATGCCAACAGAAATAAATTTTGAAAAGGTTAATAAAGTTGACAATACATTAAATTTTACACCATATTTTCAAAATATAGTTGATCAAAGTATGACTCAAAACATACCCTCATTTATAGCAACTAAAATAAATAAAGAAATATTTAAAAACAGAAATAAAACTATAGGAGAAGTTATAGATACGGTTTGTGATGATATAAATAGTATTTTTTCTATCATGAGTTTAGATGTGAAATTAATAGGGCTATCTGAAACCAGTGAGACAAAACCTATATTTAGAAATAGCTTAGGTAAGGAATTTGATATTACAGGTTTATCATCAGGAGAAAAACAATTATTCTTAAGAGCATTGTCACTAAAGTTCTTAGAAGTTAATAACTCTATAATATTAATTGATGAACCAGAAATATCACTTCATCCACAATGGCAAAGAAAGATAATTGATGTATATAAAAGCATTGGTAATAATAATCAATTAATTATAGCAACTCATTCACCCCATGTAATTGGAAATATAACATCTGATGAGTTAAGAGTAATGACCAAAGATGATAATGGTATTAAATTAATTGCTAATAATAATTTAAGTGAAACTTATGGAAAGAGTATAGGAGATATTTTAAGTACAACTATGAAATTAGATAGTTTAAGAAATGAAGATATCACTAATAAGTTAAATAAAATATATGAACTTTTAAATAAAAATTTATATGATACAGAAAAATTTAAAAATTTATTTGATTATTTAAGAACGTATTTAGGGGATTTAGATAAAGATATTATGAGAATAAGATTAGATATATCAGTTAGGAACAAAAAGAATGCTAAAGGTTAA
- the glgD gene encoding glucose-1-phosphate adenylyltransferase subunit GlgD, which translates to MNTNRVSGIIDNLNCHGELNDLIAHRPLAMLPFDCKYRLLDFQLSNVINANIQALFLLMNEDDMQSVFDHINGGKEWGLDSLRNKFIMHFNKKNQEGESEQGFVSHVVDYLRKSSSEITVIMGSKMLCNIDLKPIIKIHKQNNRSMTVVYKRVTSENISCDNLLINLESDGNISLRNSCEEELEPTEKYNVCMDIFIVRTEWIIEVLENYDKKVESIIKILREKINNVSCMNYEYTGYLSNIYDIPSYYRANMDMLKPSKFNSLLYSNQKIYTKLANEVPTYYAQNSVVNNSHFASGSIVDGTVVDSLISRRCKISESAVIEQSIIMASANIKKNAYIKNAILDKNVIVDEGVRIIGADTNPIIIKKDSHVTNDIVNRKNV; encoded by the coding sequence ATGAATACTAACAGAGTAAGTGGGATAATTGATAATTTAAATTGTCATGGAGAGCTAAATGATTTAATAGCTCATCGTCCACTGGCAATGCTTCCATTTGATTGCAAATACCGTTTGCTTGATTTTCAGTTATCAAATGTTATAAACGCAAATATTCAAGCGCTATTTCTTTTGATGAACGAAGATGATATGCAATCAGTATTTGATCATATTAATGGAGGAAAAGAATGGGGTTTAGATTCTCTTAGAAACAAATTTATTATGCATTTTAATAAGAAGAATCAAGAAGGTGAATCGGAACAAGGTTTTGTTTCCCATGTGGTGGACTATTTACGAAAATCAAGTTCAGAAATTACTGTAATTATGGGGAGTAAAATGCTATGCAATATAGATTTGAAGCCAATTATTAAAATTCATAAACAAAACAATCGTAGTATGACTGTAGTTTATAAACGTGTTACTTCTGAAAATATTTCTTGTGACAATTTATTAATTAATTTAGAATCTGATGGGAATATTTCACTTAGAAATAGCTGCGAGGAAGAATTAGAACCAACAGAAAAGTACAACGTATGTATGGATATTTTTATTGTAAGAACGGAATGGATTATAGAAGTATTAGAAAATTATGATAAAAAAGTAGAAAGCATAATCAAAATTCTTAGAGAAAAAATAAATAATGTATCTTGTATGAATTATGAATATACAGGTTATTTAAGTAATATTTATGATATTCCATCATATTATCGTGCTAATATGGACATGCTTAAGCCAAGTAAATTTAATTCTTTACTATATTCAAATCAAAAAATATATACAAAATTGGCAAATGAGGTTCCGACTTATTATGCACAAAATTCTGTTGTAAATAATAGTCATTTTGCTTCAGGTTCTATAGTTGATGGAACCGTCGTAGATTCACTGATTTCAAGAAGATGTAAAATTTCTGAATCTGCCGTAATTGAACAATCCATTATTATGGCAAGTGCTAACATAAAGAAAAATGCATATATAAAAAATGCTATTTTAGATAAGAATGTAATTGTGGATGAGGGTGTACGTATAATTGGAGCTGATACTAATCCCATTATTATCAAAAAAGATAGCCATGTAACAAATGATATTGTTAATAGGAAAAACGTATGA